CGAGGTCGCCAGTGGGAGTGAAGTCGCCAATCGTAACTTAGTTCTCCGATTAGCCGTTGGTAGTGGTGAGTTCGTCAATGAATTCGTCGATGGTTGCCTTAGGTTGTATGTCCAGGGAAGAAGAAAGAGGCAAAGAAAAAACCTAGGGGTTGTATGTCCAGGGATGAAGAAAGAGGGAAAAGAAAAACCTAGGGTGAAATTGGGTTTTGCGAAAGTCTTGGCGCCAGGAAATGAATGAAAATAGAGACCCGTTATGTTAAATGACGGCTCTTTTGCTATTTTCCAATTATTTTTTACGAGAAGTGGTGGGTCCCTTGATACATAAGAGACCCGTTAAGTAAATAAAGGGTTTATtgcttcttttattttattttgcacGGCATTTAAATGGCCCCTTTTATACGCTAGAGACCCGTTAAATCAGATAACAGGTCTTTTATTTTTCACCCCTCTAATTTTAATGGGCCATTTAACTCATAAGAGAGCCGTTATCTATAATATTAGATCTCTTAAATTAAAGAGACCCTTTACGTCGACCAACGGGTCTTTTCTAAAGGGTCTCTtttcccatttttgtagtagtgatcgATACTCCCATTAGGGATGACTGCCAGGGATATCATGGGCTAACCAGGTTGTTGATTTAACCGAGAAATCCCTTAACGTCGTGGGTCCTCAGATTGGGGTACCGCTTATGTCGAGGATAGGGATTGGAAATCCCTGAATTTTTTGAACCTACTTCTGGGGTATAACAGTGAGGAGTTTGAGAATATCCCACTATTTGGAGTGAAGGATAAAATCAGAAACAACAAGGTTCGTATCAACATTATTAATGTTATTGTTAAGAAAAGACAGGAGGTCAGTTTGATCGCCCAATTATCAAGCCAGAAGTTGATAGAATTTCCATTCCCAATTTTCCATCGGATTACCTTCCTAAGAATATCTCGTTGCTTTAAGATATCGTGCCAAATCTGAGAATGTTGATGATTTGGTTTACAATCAAAAAAGGAAGCGTTGGAAAGATATTTCTTTCTAATAATTGAAACCCAAAGACTGTTACTACTTTGGAGAATTTTCCAACCTAGTTTATCTAGAAAAGCCCTATTCTGAGGTCTTGTTTTCCGTAGCCCTAAACCACCCAAATATTTAGGCTTACAAATAGTGACCCAAGAAATAAGAGGAGTAGAGTTTGACTGGAAAGTTTGTTTCCAGAAGAAGTTTCTATGGGCCGAATCTAGTTGTACATTGACAAGTCTTGAGGCAATAAAAAAGAGGAGCATACATAAGCCGGGAGAGCTTCAAGATTACTCTGGACTAGAACAACTCTCCCTGCTTTGGAGAGATAATTAGCATGCCAGGCGTTAGTTCTGCTTTCATTTTTCTGCAGAATAGTAGCAAAATCTCGTCTACTAGGTTTGTATGATGATAAAGAGATTCCAAGATATCTCCCCAGTGACATGGACTTGTCATAGAGAAAATATTTGCTAAATTATCCTTTCTATGATTGGACACAAGTTTTGAACAAACAATAGATGACTTGTAAAAATCAACAAGTTTCCCAGAAAGCGAACAGAAATCATTAATAGTATTCCTTAGGGTTTGGCATGCAGAGTTTGTGACTTTGCAGAAGAGGAGGCTATCATCTGCAGGAGGCAAGAAATTTTTGGTGTGCAAGGAGAAACTTTGATCCCACCCCATTTGTCGGATTCGTGGTTTTTAAGTTAAGTATAAAAATGAATACCTCTATACACAGAATGAAAAGATAAGGTGAGAGAGGGCCTCCCTGACGTATCCCCGTGAAGGGGAGAAATGTTCTGTAGTAGCACCATTAATTTTTAAAGAGTAGGAAACCGTTGTGATGCATGCTTTATATCCATTAAGGGGGAAAATCGAAAGCCTCTAAGGTTGCCCAGAGAAAGTCCCATTCAACCCTATCATAGGATTTTTCCATATCAAGTTTGAGTGCACACCAACCTATTttggatttggaattttggAATGTATTAAGAACTTCTTGCACAATAAGTAGGTTATCATGAATAGATCTTTCTGGGGTGAAAGCATTCTGAAACGAgcttatatgattttgaagaATCGGATTTAGCCTAGCCACAAGTAGTTTAGCAATAGCCTTGTAAATAGTGTTGCACAGACTTAGTGGTCTAAAATGATTAGGATTTTTCGGGTTATCATTCTTGGGGATAAGAGCAATGATTGTATGATTGagaaattttggaatttttccaTGATAGAAAAATCCTTGTATTGCTGAAATAACTTCTTTCTCGACTATGGGCCAGTAAACTTGAAAGAATTTAGGGTCGAAACCATCTGAACCTGGTGATTTATCATGCATGATTCATATCAAAGAACACATTTTTTATCTCCTCGTCAGAGTAGGGGAGAACTAGATTGTGTTGTTCTTGAACGGAAACAAAAGAAGGAAGGAAGGAGAGGTCTATTGACCTAGGTGAGGGATAGGGTGATTTAAAACGTTGTTTGAATGAAGTTACAAGCTTATCTGAGACAGTTCTTGGGTAGGATTCCCATAGACCAACATCATTTTGGATTGCAAAGAGACAACTTTATTTAGTTGTATTGGCAAATTTTCCTTAAAGTATAGATACAAGTTTAAATTAAGTTGCACTCTGTAATTTACAAATTTGAAAGTTTGAGATTTTAATTGACAAAGGTGCAATTTTATTGAGTTGTATTTGGTAAATTTTCCTAAATACATAGAGAGTGATAGAGAGTAAAATCCTCTTAAGATATTAAAATTTTACAGATGCGGATTGGGGTGGGAGTCTAGACTCCAGACACCCGCCTGGACACCCTACAACCACCCGTTTGGACACCGGCCGATCGACTTCGGGATATATATTGTTATTTTATGTGAGACAATTTAATTTCTTGGTTTGCCAAGCGACAACATGCATTGTCCATATCTAGTGCAGAAGAAGAATATGTGTTACAAATGTTGTTGTAGAGGCATGCTGGTTTCGTAATCTCTTTCTTGAGCTACATTGTCATTTACGTAAGGCCACCATTGTTTACTGTGATAATGTCAGTGCAATTTATGTCACTCATTATGTTGGGCCAAGTGTAGGTGCACGCTCCACGTTCCTTCACTATATCAATTCgcaaatattttcatgaaaGGTTTTCCGCGACAATTATATTTGGATTTTAGAAACAAGATTAGCGTATGACCTCCTCCCCATATGCTGCAAGGTTGCGATAGGGAGTAAAATTCTCTTaggatattaattaaaatagacTTTTAGTCACATTAGATTTACTAATACAATTAGGCTTAACGTTATAACAACCTATCAATATTATCAATGGATTACActttacactacaagaaattgtactattaacgacgggaaatcccgtcgctaaaggccaataattgttgattaacgacgggattttccgtcgcgaacccgtcataaaagggggccgtcgttaatggaaaatcccgtcattaacccgtcgtaaaagacatttgcgacggttgtttcCGTCTTTattgggttgttatccccgtcgcaaaaacCCTTTTACGACGAGATTTTTATCCGTAGTTATTAGGTTTTCATAAAAGATATAAATTTTTGTAGTGTTAATTCACTGAATTTTACACAATTTAACGTAGAGAATCTTAACACAAATTTGTCAGGCTGCATCCTTCCTGGCCTAATCCTGTTGCTCTTCCTATTTCTTAATGAGGTGCCATTTAATTGAGTCTTCCGTACCACGCAAAAGAAAATAGCTTTCAAAATTGAGTATTTCACGTATTCATAAAATTGTCCCctaaattcaagctttcaaaatTTCAACAATAACAGGCTATCAAATAGAAATTTGAAAGGCTGATATGCATTTCACGTTTTTAAATTCCATGCACTGTTTGACCACTTCTTTCACTACAAGTTATGTTAACCAGCAATTTCATTATCATATCTGAAGTAGCTAGGTTCACTGTTCACATAAGCAAATAACGCATGTTTAACAATAGATTTGATCAAAACTTGTCCTAAATTTATTTGCTACTCCCTTTCATAATAATATTTACACTtaatttgaacaaatatttttaaaaccaagcaaagaaattgtactactctcactacaaaaaattgtaccattaacgacggaaaatctcATCGCTAAAtaccaataattgttgattaatgacgggattttttGTCAccaacccgtcataaaagggggtcgtcgttaatggaaagtcccgtcgttaacccgtcataaaagacatttgcgactgttattcccgtctttgtttgattgttagccccgtcgcaaaagacttttgcaacgggatttttgacccgtcgtaattaggttgtcgttaaagatataaATTTTTGTAGTGTCTATCAAAATTGTATTATTATCTAGCTGTCACCTTAGGGAAGACAACCCTCTAGAAGGACCTCCTCCCTTAAGGGAAAGCAAAACAAACAGAGGTACACAACCTCAAAAATAGGCCTAACTATACTAAACTACTAAAGGACACATTAAGCATAGTTGCAAGATTTAAAGCCAAGCTAAATCAGCCTGCTTTACATTCCTCCTTATAAGCTGTACAACTCTATTTTTGACTAAAACTTGTATATCTTTTACTGTTTTGCTGGTTCGGTACACCTTAATTAAGGTTCTAGAGAGCATCATTCATTGTTTTTTCCATATGATACAAACAATAGCAGCATAATAAACCTTCCTTCTGACACTGCTACCCTTGTAGTTTATGTGGATCAAACACAtcaattcgaacaaatattaagacaaaaggaTATTGATTATTGTTTTAAAAGGTGGGTGTGATAGTCATCCAAAAACTATATGGAGCAGCCAATTGCCTGTTGAATTGGTTCAGTGGTGACTGGGGATGAatttggtagggagaactcatgttcgatcccccgcaacaacaattgggaggggactggaacctatccacccagaactcgccccgaatctggattagccctaagggtgaaccgggtgctaacacaaaaaaaaaaactatatggAGCAAAGGGTACCCGATAACTTTCCTCTTAATATCTTCGTCTCTAAATATATCCTTCAAGGTGACGTTCCCACACAAACAACTGAACAACACGCCTTTACAGAGAATCATGAGTTGACCCAAGCAGTTAGATACTTAGATACCATCTTTCCACCTTTGCAACGGGGGTTTTATTCTGACGGTCTCATGCACCGCTTCTTGCAAGGATACTTCATCTTaccttaaaataaaaatacatacACACGTCTTCTCCATTTGTCATAAATGCCCAACATTCCGACCCATTTAACAATACTTGTCTGATAGACTGATACAAAACTATACATGAATTGGAATTTTGtgaaaattaatttattaataaatacGTAGATAGTACATATATAATGCATGGGGCTATTATTGGTTGGGACCAATAGACATTCCCTATTGTAGAGTGATACAATGACAACATGTATGATAAGGACTTTGTGATAATATAGTCATTGGACACATGAGCATGCATGGACGTACGCAATGACTtcaatataataataattaattctcAACTTTAATATATTGTCACTATATTTAGTCGATTAtatatcactacaagaatttgtatctttaacgacaacctaattacgacgggtcaaaaatcccgtcgcaaaagccttttacgacggggctaacaaccaaacaatgacgggaataaccgtcgcaaatgtcttttacgacggaattttctattaacgacggcccccttttatgacgggttcacgacaggaaatcccgtcgttaatagtaaaATTTCTTGTATGTATCTTTGTCAAAAGTGTGAAGACAAGAAAATTCACACTCAAAAGTGTGAAGACAAGAAGGTTCACACTATTATTATGATTGGAAAATTCAAGGATGCCAACACTTTCACAGGCTATGCATCTTGGATCCAAATATATGTCATCATTATTTAAGAGTAGTTCCATTTGATAATTAACTTCAATATAATTCTCCACATATAATTTCCATCATATATAATTATtagtatttaattataatcataATATTAAGACTATGGTGCAAACTAGATCACCCTCCACCTCACCTGATTGGCTCATTAATCCTAATCCACCACCAAACTTCACATCATTATCCCTTAAACAACGCCTCCAAACTATAGTAGAGAGTAAGCCAGGGTTGTTGTATGCAATATCTTGGCAATTGACATCTAATGCTAAGAACACCATGACGATGGCGGCGAGCCGCCCTGTGTTGGTGTGTTCAGATGGTTATTTGAAAAGCTCCGTTAGGAGCAATGTAGTTTCGAAACACAATGAGGGCATGGAAGAGCTTGGGGAGAGAGTTATGTCTGAATGGTTTTACGCCGTGTCGTTAAGCAAAGTCCTAGAGATTGAGGAAAAGGATATGTTAATAGGGAAAGCCATGAGTTCAGGCACCTATTTGTGGCTAATTGGCTACTCTTCAGGGTGTGAACGGGCGAAGGAAGCTTTATTGCACAATGTTCGTACTCTGGTGTTCATACCTGTTGTTGCCTCAGGTGAAGTTATTGAAGTTGGATCCTTGGATGAGATCAACGAAGATAGGAGCTTAATTGAGCTCACCCGCTTAATAtttaatggtaatggtaatgataattgtaatagtaatagtaatagtaatagtaatattTCCTGCAGCAAAAGTGGCATCAGAGCTTCTGCAGGTGCGCCTGCAGGTGCAGGCGCACCTGCAGGCACAATGCAGCGTAGCAACCATGTAGAGGCAGAGAGGCAGAGGAGAGACAAGCTCAACCAGCGTTTTTACGCGCTACGCGCAGTAGTTCCCTACGTCTCAAAGATGGACAAAGCGTCACTTCTTTCTGATGCAGTCACATACATCAACGAGCTTAAAACTTCAGTACAAGAATTGGAAGAACAAATCAGAGGACTTCAATCAGCCAAAAATATTACTGCAGTTAGTACTACTCTTAGTAGTACTAATAATACTACGCCACGTATGCATGGTCAGCATCATCTTCCTCATGTGAAAACTAGTGTTTGGGCGGTGGAAGTTGAGGTAGACGTGAAACCGATAGGTAAGCAAGTGGTAATCCGGGTTCAAACATCGGGTTTGGATCACCCGGAAGCAAGATTAATGAATGTGCTGAAAGAATTGCGTCTGGAAATTTGCTACGCAACAATATCAAATGTCAATGAGGTTGTGTTTCAGAATGTTATTGCTACGTTGCCATCTTATCCTGATGAGATAATTAGTACTCAAGAAGGCTTGACTAATGCTATTCGTGAGAGGCTGCATTATTGATCGATGACCTTAATTTATTGctgcttaattaattagttatgtaaagttggtgtttttttttgttttttttttggcgtGAAATGGTCATAAGAGCAATGCAAACTGTGTTACAATTGGGGATAAAGGATATGAGCCGGTAAACTATCATACACAGATTCTCAATATTAACCACAAGATTTCAAGTCTTACTAGTGAAATATCATGATActacttctttttttttctctttagtGGTATGCTCTTGATTGTGATAAAGTTATGTCTTTGTACGTGTGATTAGTTAATCAATTCATGGTATTATTGGTATATGTGAAGAAGAGTCAAACTActtacaaattaaaaaaatcattgTTTTGTTTGAGATCATTTTTAGAAGATAAGAGTAAAGAAAACCTAACCTAGTTTCTAGaagactagtcttatatgcacgcgatgcgtgcgagtgTATTAAAAATTTATGCTATTACAACACCTTCAGTATAATTATCTTTCGCCCAGTTATGACCTGCCCTAAACTGCCCAAAGACGGAGTTATCATGTCAGAAAATCTGCTCAGAACCACAACCAAGTTGGATGTCTTCAACCAAAAAGATCAGAGTTGCTACCCAACGCCTTAGATTTCATCACAACACAAATAGCAAAGAATAAACTATGAATTGATATGTATAAAAGCCTTTCCATGATCATATGACACAAAAGAAACAAAGTCACTGATTAAGATAAACCACATTCCTATAAATTTATCTAGCATCACAGCCATTACACCATAAGGAACATATTTTCTCCTACGGAATTGGTATTTGGATGCAACCTAACATTCACATCTATATACAATGAATTAAAGTAAATATGATATTAGTGTATTTAACAAAGTAATTCTCGGTAGTAGGAGAAGTCGTCTATTTGAAAGGCTCACGCGCGGCAAGACCAATAGATCGACCTACAGAACACTCCCGTGTTCTTTATCTCGTCATAGCAAGAAACAATATACTTCATGCACATGCATGTAAACAACCAACATTCCGCAACGCTATCATAGTTGGAATAACTATGAAAGAGAGATATAAGAGCTTCAGTGTGTTTAACAATCAGATCAAGATCATTGATCTCACTGAAATCCTCTAAGATAAGGTAAATTATCATCATCAACTCTAATCAACCCACAAATTAGTCACATAAAAACATAATTTTTGAGGAAAAATAAAGCTGAAACAATAGTTTTTCAAAGGTTTACTCAGAGTTCCAAAGGTCAGAAACTCTAGTCCACACTAAGTTATCGGGTCCATGAGCACGGCCCGAGGAACGAACCGATCGCAACTCACTTTGGTGTAGTACACATGAAAGATCTAACTCTCCTTCTGCTCCCCGAGCCTCCTGATTGTACTTCTCACGGTTTCTGCACTGGCGGTGCTGTTATTCAAACATAGAAAACAAATAAGtaaagaaataaaaagaaagaaattatgTATAATTAGCATAAATGGATGCATAAAACTAATACCCCAATCAACAAAACGTCACAAATGTGAACTACAAACTCAATCAAGCTATTGAGTGGAATCCTTGGTCACTACCAATAGTTGTTGGAATTTCGAAAGATGCCTTCAGAGTATCTGTGAATCAGAAGCCTAAAAAAGTTTGTTGTTTGACACTTCTACCAGCTCTTAAGACGTTGTATGGGATCTCAAATCGTATCATATTCATTTGTATCAGACAATCAACTCTAATCTGAACTCTGAAACGCAAGTATATGTATATGAACTGCTGCTAATCTGCTATAGACTTTAGTGTTAAGGGATAGAGAATACATTTCATCAATTTTTTCTAGGTCATTTTATGGgtctaaatatataaatattttgtttttattctggTTATATTAGGCATCTCCTTCCTCTGTTGTTTTTCTTATTCCATATGAGTGGCGTTGCAATGCTAGTACTTCACCTATTTCTATACATGTATATGttgacctaataaggataatatCACAATTATCATAAGTTGAATGCTGGTATGTTGGTATTTAGACTACTTTCTGTTTATATTAACTGCATGCCAGCTGCAGTGTTGCTGAAGCAGAATAAACGTTGTATGCAGCACCTTTACCTGATATACATAAATTCAAAGTGGTTGGATAATCATTCTAATAGATTAATAACATTCTTCTTTCTCGTTACTTatcattttttcttgttcttcttTTAATAAATTCCTTCAAAATCAAGGCTTTCTAATCGGCGTTTCAAATGAAAATGATATTCAAGTACTACTGATTTTACATCTCAAAAATCCATCtataaattcaatttttttttccactGATTATTCTGCTGGCCTATTTCAGTTTAATAACCACTATAAAGCATTAAATGAAAACATCTCACACAGTTGAATAAGAAAGtatgtttcacaaaatttaatcaattaagttggtaataaaaaattatataaaataattataaggcaagaaaaaatgttcgtaaagtTCGTCTAAGGAAAAATTAGACATCATCTCTATTTAAGAACAAAATACAATTTAATACTCATGGCCATACGAAAATATAAATTGTAATACTAAAGTAAAGAAATCAAACaatgtacggagtaataatcATACCCTTTAAACAATGTACTACGTGATACTTACGCGCATAATTGGTTCTTCTTTTGGCATTTTCGCGTCCTTTTTGTTACGGGGTGAGTGATTGTCCTTGTTGTCATTTTTTAACCTTCCATCTCAACATTCGATCTTGCATAACTTTATCTTCATTTTCTTCTATCATAAAACTCCAAAATTACACATTAAATTATCAATATTATTACAATATTTAAATCTCTAATATTATTATAACCTtaaacatattacttaaccaaattacttttattattttttcttaattaaAGTCATAGAGCATGTAGTCTAAAATACGATTTGACCCGCTCACCTGAAAATAGGGAAGCCTAAAGGTCGTAACTCGTAAGGGTAGTAAGACCTTTAATCTAAGACAATCATAAGTAATCAAAGACCACTAAAAGAGTAAAAGGCTCTTATCTATCAAAACCTAAACAGTAAACTCCATTCTCTTATTTGGCATTAACAACAACACCACCAACATCAACGAAGGAGATATAAGTGAAAATGGAGACAATAATCCCCACCTTTCTCTCCTCCCGTTGTTTCATCTCAAGAGACTCAAATCATCAACTATGTCCTGATTATCTCTCCCTCCATAATTTTATCACCCTTGCACATAAGACTTTCCGCTGAGGCGCCGGCTATTGGAACCGTCCAATTAACTTATCCATGTTGTTGGAGTTCATGTGGGGTTTATATCGACAAATCTCGAATTCGATTAAGACGACTCTTGGATCACTACCCATTTAAATACGACATGCATATCAGGTATCTGCACCTATTGGGGTTTTCGTCGTCGTTTCGCTACCGGTGGTGTGGTGTGGTGATATATacttttgttttagttaattttgaaTTCCTTGGTCTTGGGTGTCAGTGAATTTTTTGGCTTGATAATCTTATTGATTTTTAACATTTATTTGAGAATTGTATTTTTTTGGCTTGATAatcttattgtttttattacCAACTAATAAACTACAATTGTAGTCTATCACGATCCAAAACTCAAAGTAATTGGCGTTTTTTTTAAGACATACCCAGATGAGAAAATGAACCAAATACATGAAGAATTAGAAAtaagaatgttttttttttcaattgattgacaaaagattgtatttttcaatcaaattagcaATTAAACAAAATGGTAAGAGGATATTCATAGTTTCATACCTGATGAAGAAGCCATCGCCTCAGTAAGAACTTCACTCAAAAAAAATCAACGTGAGggttttgaaaccctaattaatcGACCGATGCCGCCTCCTTCTGGTTAATAAAAAATTACACGAAATTGACATAAGTAAAGCAAAATAGAAACCCTAATTAATCGAAAACAAAAAATTGGGAAACTTAACTGGTTAGATGATGATgagggttttgatttttgaagagATTCAACGTGAAAAGGGCCGACCGATGCCGCCTCCTTCTCCATCTCCATCTCAACCAATTGATGATTAAAAAACCTCAATAACACAAAGATCAAACGAATAAGAACATAAGTTTTAATCCCAATTTACCGAATCTTTGAGAAGAGAATAGAACTGAAAAGTGGCGAGTTATCTCACCCGGATCTCCAAAAGATCAGACGTTGATGGTGATGGCGGTGGCGAAGGCGAGaggcggaggagagagagtctGCGTGTGCGGTGAAAGAAACACAAAATATTTAGGGTTTGGAATGGAGGACGGGGTTTGGTGGAAGAGGATTAGTggaagaagatcgaagaagatgaagaggaaggagagagaaaacgggagGGAGGTTGAGGGACGCCGAAGacctaggagagagaaagagaggtatGTGCGAGAGTGAAAGGCTGGGGGGTTTACTTAGGGGGTAATTTCGTCAATTCGcagggggacacgaaaagttatttTACTATTAtgccctcagctgttcctttagtAGTACTAATAATACTACGCCACGTATGCATGGTCAGCATCATCTTCCTCATGTgaaaactagtttttgggcggTGGAAGTTGAGGTAGACGTGAAACCGATAGGTAAGCAAGTGGTAATCCGGGTTCAAACATCGGGTTTGGATCACCCGGAAGCAAGATTAATGAATGTGCTGAAAGAATTGCGTCTGGAAATTTGCTACGCAACAATATCAAATGTCAATGAGGTTGTGTTTCAGAATGTTATTGCTACGTTGCCATCTTATCCTGATGAGATAATTAGTACTCAAGAAGGCTTGACTAATGCTATTCGTGAGAGGCTGCATTATTGATCGATGACCTTAATTTATTGctgcttaattaattagttatgtaaagttggtgtttttttttggCGTGAAATGGTCATAAGAGCAATGCAAATTGTGTTACAATTGGGGATAAAGGATATGAGCCGGTAAACTATCATACACAGATCCTCAATATTAACCACAAGATTTCAAGTCTTACTAATGAAATATCATGATACtacttttttttctctttagtGGTATGCTCTTGATCGTGATAAAGTTATGTCTTTGTACGTGTGATTAGTTAATCAATTCATGGTATTATTGGTATATGTGAAGAAGAGTCAAACTACTTACAAATTaaaaaacggatttttcatgaaatacccctcaattttcacgaaattcaccaaatgcccctcgactttcagaaattcaccaaatgcccctcacctttaatataatacccaaactacccttactaatgacgcgccgttagtgcTCCGTTAGCCaactttcaaattcaccaaatacccctattttaatactaatttcaccaaatacccctttgttgaaaaatatttcaccaaatacttatatttttaaagaaaaattttGATGCAATTATTTATGCCCAAATTTCTCCGCCTATATGGTTTATGCCCAAGTTCTAACTCTTTCTCTCCCAATTACctatatcattttttttttgtcttgatTGAAAGCTAGCCAATAATATATAGGGACTAGAGAGTATTAGTGTTTTATATTGATGTACAGAATAACCCAGATCATTCAATTACAAACCAAATACAATAGATCTTAAAAGAGAGTTTAAGCTACTTTATGATACATCCTCAATAGCACCAATGCAAATCTTACTGCTGGAAGGTTTATGAAACCAATCACTGTAATGTTGGTGTGACTTCGATTAATGGAATAAAAGCAACAAATTATATATCAAAAAAAGACTGTAAAGACCCATGAGTTAGGATCTTGATCAAAGTAACTAAATTTTTTTGCGGCAATTGTTCTCAAGAAATC
This Spinacia oleracea cultivar Varoflay chromosome 6, BTI_SOV_V1, whole genome shotgun sequence DNA region includes the following protein-coding sequences:
- the LOC110794870 gene encoding transcription factor bHLH14, whose translation is MVQTRSPSTSPDWLINPNPPPNFTSLSLKQRLQTIVESKPGLLYAISWQLTSNAKNTMTMAASRPVLVCSDGYLKSSVRSNVVSKHNEGMEELGERVMSEWFYAVSLSKVLEIEEKDMLIGKAMSSGTYLWLIGYSSGCERAKEALLHNVRTLVFIPVVASGEVIEVGSLDEINEDRSLIELTRLIFNGNGNDNCNSNSNSNSNISCSKSGIRASAGAPAGAGAPAGTMQRSNHVEAERQRRDKLNQRFYALRAVVPYVSKMDKASLLSDAVTYINELKTSVQELEEQIRGLQSAKNITAVSTTLSSTNNTTPRMHGQHHLPHVKTSVWAVEVEVDVKPIGKQVVIRVQTSGLDHPEARLMNVLKELRLEICYATISNVNEVVFQNVIATLPSYPDEIISTQEGLTNAIRERLHY